Proteins encoded by one window of Ovis canadensis isolate MfBH-ARS-UI-01 breed Bighorn chromosome 14, ARS-UI_OviCan_v2, whole genome shotgun sequence:
- the DERPC gene encoding decreased expression in renal and prostate cancer protein, producing MKEPRIFPRERPTPWTRAPLPPRGRLDGSLGPQGGPVLNTGHPLGLNSDPFLMASSSLGGNLAPFPRNPSPFPTSSGSLASNPAPFPAGARDPGLASFPRGMNPTSTGAVSFPRPGGLLGPNPGSTLNPRAGALPGPGPLSNPRLGGLPGPGPVSNPRPSGLLGTGPDPRSGGPMGPGSGPSLRAGVLLTPGNGPPNPRPVGLGPGPSPNLRSGFVGTNPAPRSSMFPGPGLGPNPRSSGLGPGLGPNPRAGGLGPGPNLDARAGGLLGTGSGLNLRMAGPQGLDLAPILRAAGLLGANSASFSQASGNMGTSPSSMARLPGPIGPNSGPGSRGIGLPGPNPSSLSRAPGPVGPNSAHFARPAGPMGVNANPFPRGTGAGGLNPAAFSQSSNTLASNPVNFQRSAGLQGSSPAVFPRASGPLGPNPANFPRATGLQGPSPATFPRSIGPLGPGQVTFPRPAPGPLGSSPAGPVGINPAPFARPTGALGVNPASFPRMNGPVSKTLVPFPRVGSLPGTNPAAFPRPGGPMAAMYPNGMLPP from the coding sequence ATGAAAGAACCTCGGATTTTCCCTCGAGAGCGGCCAACTCCTTGGACTCGTGCCCCCCTGCCACCTCGAGGACGGCTGGACGGTTCCCTGGGACCCCAGGGGGGTCCTGTTCTAAACACAGGCCACCCACTGGGTTTGAACTCGGATCCCTTCCTTATGGCAAGCAGTTCTCTTGGTGGAAATTTGGCCCCATTTCCAAGGAACCCCTCTCCTTTTCCCACTTCATCAGGCTCACTGGCTTCAAATCCAGCACCTTTCCCTGCTGGTGCTCGTGACCCAGGCCTGGCTTCTTTCCCAAGAGGGATGAACCCCACTAGCACAGGTGCAGTTTCTTTCCCAAGGCCGGGTGGGCTCTTGGGCCCAAACCCAGGGTCAACTCTGAATCCTAGGGCAGGggctcttccaggcccagggcctCTGTCTAACCCAAGGCTAGGGGGTCTCCCAGGGCCAGGTCCGGTGTCCAACCCAAGGCCAAGTGGTCTTCTGGGAACAGGTCCTGACCCCAGAAGTGGTGGCCCCATGGGCCCTGGATCTGGACCCAGCCTGAGAGCAGGTGTCCTGTTGACTCCTGGAAATGGTCCCCCCAATCCTAGACCTGTTGGCCTGGGCCCTGGACCGAGTCCCAATCTGAGGTCAGGCTTTGTAGGTACAAACCCTGCCCCGAGGTCAAGTATGTTTCCAGGTCCTGGCCTTGGGCCCAACCCAAGATCAAGTGGCCTGGGCCCAGGCCTTGGGCCTAATCCAAGGGCAGGTGGCCTGGGCCCAGGCCCTAATCTGGATGCCAGAGCAGGTGGCCTCTTGGGCACAGGATCTGGTCTTAACTTAAGAATGGCTGGGCCTCAAGGCCTAGATCTTGCTCCCATTCTGAGAGCAGCAGGTCTTTTAGGAGCAAATTCAGCTTCTTTCTCACAGGCTTCTGGAAACATGGGCACAAGCCCATCTTCCATGGCCAGACTTCCTGGCCCCATAGGCCCAAATTCAGGGCCTGGCTCTCGGGGAATTGGCCTTCCAGGGCCAAACCCATCTTCCCTGTCAAGGGCTCCTGGCCCTGTTGGCCCTAATTCAGCTCATTTTGCAAGGCCTGCTGGTCCTATGGGAGTAAATGCTAATCCCTTTCCAAGGGGGACAGGTGCAGGGGGGTTGAACCCAGCTGCCTTCTCTCAGTCTTCTAACACATTGGCTTCAAACCCAGTTAACTTCCAGAGGTCTGCTGGCCTCCAGGGTTCAAGTCCAGCAGTTTTCCCAAGAGCCTCTGGGCCACTAGGCCCCAACCCAGCTAACTTCCCAAGGGCCACTGGCTTACAGGGTCCAAGTCCAGCTACCTTCCCCAGGTCTATTGGCCCGTTAGGCCCTGGTCAGGTTACCTTCCCCAGGCCAGCTCCAGGGCCCCTAGGCTCTTCGCCAGCAGGCCCTGTGGGTATCAACCCAGCTCCTTTTGCAAGGCCAACTGGGGCCCTGGGTGTAAACCCAGCTTCCTTTCCAAGAATGAATGGCCCTGTGAGCAAGACTTTGGTTCCATTTCCTAGAGTAGGGAGCCTCCCTGGCACAAACCCAGCTGCTTTCCCCAGACCAGGGGGGCCGATGGCTGCAATGTACCCAAATGGAATGTTACCCCCTTAA